From one Leguminivora glycinivorella isolate SPB_JAAS2020 chromosome 5, LegGlyc_1.1, whole genome shotgun sequence genomic stretch:
- the LOC125226214 gene encoding mucin-5B-like: MWKVLVLAACAASFNMAIACDKCGTRTTTTEAPCICEEPPKCGKNEFYDDCSIKRCRPELCSELGFPLDCHKKCKPGCKCKDGYVRNHKGICIPKKDCPSPTCTENEVYSPCINGGCGPKKCSDLNKPVVCIDPAECDCIKGCICKKGYLRAKNGICIPKEKCPEYCPGPNEYYEPCIHNCESQNCSDRGKIHHCPKIKPGHCDSSGCRCKKGYLRNNKGICVLEKDCPHPKCPPGEVWDDCPTVPCEGDYCPKTRDSPQTCPIGIVCDKPRCVCGYNRKRDKNGHCILIPDCPPFKCGKNEVYVPCPSNCPGEKCSDFTHHKKCPPYKIGIKVNCRPACKCRKGYYRDEKGNCIPSCECPPCQHW, from the exons ATGTGGAAGGTTCTGGTTTTGGCCGCTTGTGCGGCGTCGTTCAATATGGCAATCGCATGTGACAAATGTG GTACAAGAACAACAACAACGGAGGCTCCCTGCATTTGCGAAG AACCGCCTAAATGCGGAAAGAATGAGTTTTACGACGACTGCTCTATCAAGAGATGTAGACCTGAACTTTGTTCCGAGCTTGGTTTCCCATTGGACTGTCATAAGAAGTGCAAGCCGGGATGCAAGTGTAAGGACGGCTATGTCCGTAATCATAAGGGTATTTGCATTCCTAAAAAAGATTGTCCAT ctCCAACCTGCACTGAAAATGAAGTTTATTCTCCTTGCATAAATGGTGGATGTGGCCCTAAGAAATGCAGTGATTTAAACAAGCCAGTCGTCTGCATAGATCCTGCAGAATGTGATTGTATAAAGGGATGCATTTGTAAAAAGGGTTACTTGAGAGCCAAAAATGGAATTTGCATACCAAAAGAAAAATGCCCAG aatATTGTCCGGGACCAAATGAATACTACGAGCCATGCATTCACAATTGCGAAAGCCAGAATTGCTCCGACAGAGGCAAGATCCACCATTGCCCCAAAATAAAGCCGGGACACTGCGATTCGTCCGGTTGTCGTTGCAAGAAAGGTTACCTTAGAAACAATAAAGGAATTTGCGTTCTAGAAAAGGACTGcc CTCATCCTAAATGTCCTCCTGGAGAAGTTTGGGATGACTGCCCCACCGTCCCGTGTGAAGGGGACTACTGCCCCAAAACCAGAGATTCGCCACAAACTTGTCCCATTGGAATTGTATGTGATAAACCACGATGCGTGTGCGGCTACAACAGGAAACGAGATAAGAACGGCCATTGTATCCTCATACCTGATTGTC CACCATTTAAATGCGGCAAGAATGAAGTATACGTGCCTTGTCCATCAAATTGCCCGGGGGAGAAATGTAGCGACTTCACACACCATAAGAAGTGTCCACCATACAAAATCGGCATTAAAGTCAATTGTAGACCGGCGTGCAAATGTAGGAAGGGCTACTATAGAGATGAGAAAGGAAATTGCATTCCATCTTGTGAAT GTCCTCCCTGCCAGCACTGGTAG